One stretch of Bradyrhizobium canariense DNA includes these proteins:
- a CDS encoding TRAP transporter large permease has product MSNEAVALIGFVSLFTLMLLRVPVGMAMGLVGITGFGYLTGFAPALKLVGQTTMRTVTDYSFGVIPMFLLMGAFVSVSGISRELFRAANTFVGHWKGGLGIATIAACGGFAAISGSSVATAATFSAVAYPEMRRFGYPQSFATGVIAVGGTLGAMLPPSTVLAVYGIITQQDIGKLFIAGIVPGLLAIVMHMITIGIIGVVRPGFLPAGPPASWKERLLALRDVWSPLLLFVFVIGGLYGGFFIPTEAGAVGAVGAFIIGILRGKLTREGILQSLLQATRTAAAVFTVLIGALCFGYFLTITQTPQNVTEFLTGLGIGPYGVLALILLMYLVLGCLMDAMAMVILTVPIVFPVVTALGFDPIWFGIVIVMTVELGLIHPPVGMNVFVIKSVIKDVNMSTIFVGVLPFVVTDLIRLVILILFPLLATWLPQRMIG; this is encoded by the coding sequence ATGAGCAACGAGGCCGTTGCCTTGATCGGCTTTGTCAGCCTGTTCACGCTGATGCTGCTGCGCGTGCCCGTCGGCATGGCGATGGGGCTCGTCGGCATCACCGGCTTTGGTTATCTCACCGGCTTTGCGCCGGCGCTGAAGCTGGTCGGTCAGACCACCATGCGCACGGTGACGGATTATTCCTTCGGCGTGATCCCGATGTTCCTGCTGATGGGCGCGTTCGTGTCGGTCTCCGGCATCAGCCGCGAACTGTTTCGGGCCGCCAACACCTTTGTCGGCCACTGGAAAGGCGGCTTGGGCATCGCCACCATCGCCGCCTGCGGCGGCTTTGCGGCGATCTCGGGCTCGTCGGTCGCGACCGCGGCAACGTTCTCAGCGGTGGCCTATCCGGAAATGCGGCGCTTCGGCTATCCGCAATCCTTTGCCACCGGCGTGATCGCGGTGGGCGGCACGCTTGGCGCAATGTTGCCGCCGTCGACGGTGCTTGCGGTCTACGGCATCATCACCCAGCAGGATATCGGCAAGCTGTTCATCGCCGGCATCGTGCCGGGATTGCTGGCGATCGTGATGCACATGATCACCATCGGCATCATCGGTGTCGTACGGCCGGGATTCTTGCCAGCCGGCCCTCCCGCATCATGGAAGGAAAGGTTGCTGGCGCTGCGCGATGTGTGGTCGCCGCTGCTGCTGTTCGTGTTCGTGATCGGCGGCCTCTATGGCGGCTTTTTCATTCCAACCGAGGCTGGCGCGGTTGGCGCCGTCGGCGCCTTCATCATCGGTATCCTCAGGGGCAAGCTGACCAGGGAGGGCATCCTGCAATCGCTGCTGCAGGCGACGCGTACGGCGGCGGCCGTGTTCACCGTGCTGATCGGCGCGTTGTGCTTCGGCTATTTCCTCACCATCACCCAGACACCGCAGAACGTGACTGAATTTCTGACCGGCCTTGGCATCGGTCCTTACGGCGTGCTGGCCCTGATCCTGTTGATGTATCTGGTGCTGGGCTGCCTGATGGACGCGATGGCGATGGTGATCCTGACCGTGCCGATCGTATTTCCGGTCGTGACGGCGCTCGGCTTCGATCCGATCTGGTTCGGCATCGTCATCGTTATGACCGTCGAGCTTGGATTGATTCATCCGCCTGTCGGTATGAACGTGTTCGTGATCAAGAGCGTCATCAAGGACGTCAACATGTCGACAATCTTTGTCGGCGTGCTGCCGTTCGTGGTGACCGACCTGATCCGGCTGGTGATCTTGATACTGTTTCCGTTGCTGGCGACCTGGTTGCCACAACGGATGATCGGATAG
- a CDS encoding DUF3237 domain-containing protein, translated as MTPVLQTRYVFTITAHIGAVTSAGEIGHGVRRIIPITGGEVRGDDINGKVCAFGADFQIIRPNELIELEAKYAFETDDGAVVYVENKGIRFGPIELLQKLKRGEPVDPKLIYFRTVPKFETGSEKYRWLMENLFVGSAARHADRVVIDVHQVL; from the coding sequence ATGACCCCTGTTCTCCAGACCAGATATGTCTTCACCATCACCGCCCATATCGGCGCCGTGACGTCGGCCGGCGAGATCGGTCACGGTGTCCGCCGCATCATTCCGATCACCGGCGGCGAAGTCAGAGGCGATGATATCAACGGCAAGGTCTGTGCGTTCGGCGCTGACTTTCAGATCATTCGTCCCAACGAGCTGATCGAGCTCGAAGCGAAATACGCGTTCGAGACCGATGACGGCGCGGTGGTCTATGTCGAAAACAAGGGCATCCGTTTTGGACCGATCGAACTGCTGCAGAAGTTGAAACGCGGCGAGCCTGTCGATCCCAAACTGATCTATTTCCGCACCGTGCCGAAGTTCGAAACCGGCAGTGAAAAATACCGCTGGCTGATGGAAAACCTGTTTGTCGGCTCCGCCGCGCGCCATGCCGACCGCGTCGTCATCGACGTGCATCAGGTGCTGTAA